A window from uncultured Anaeromusa sp. encodes these proteins:
- a CDS encoding ISL3 family transposase, which translates to MLDIQCTTFLLNLEEAYIIDSTATTLTIEMPRKAHICPVCKQRTDKIHDYRLQKVKHIPLLHKSYELFFRKRRYYCPHCTKRFAETVPFLGKFQRMSHLLKQFVISQFSNMKSATEIARQAHISVTTALRLFDHVSYPKPLLPEVLAIDEFKGNAAKEKFQCILANPKTKTTLDILKNRKSEDLYEYFTEFPLEQRQNVQHVVMDLSKLFRSVVKTSFPNAQIVADKFHVCRLANWAMEAVRKDVQKDFSDHRRKYFKKSRFLLLKRHKNLIKDEDKEQLSLMLQVSERLRHAYRLKELFYEAMDSSGSKEYALRFQRWQQEVLQHNLPQFTRLMNTVIEWKQEIVAALETGYSNGYIEGCNNRTKVLKRTCYGLRNFERMRNRILYLAGTKNR; encoded by the coding sequence ATGCTCGATATTCAGTGTACTACATTTCTCTTAAACTTAGAAGAGGCCTATATAATTGATTCTACAGCTACGACTCTTACGATTGAAATGCCTCGCAAAGCCCACATATGCCCTGTTTGTAAACAGCGCACTGATAAAATCCACGATTATCGGTTGCAAAAGGTGAAACACATTCCCTTGCTGCATAAATCTTACGAACTGTTTTTTCGCAAGCGCCGCTATTATTGCCCTCATTGCACGAAGCGCTTTGCGGAAACTGTTCCTTTTCTTGGCAAATTTCAGCGTATGAGCCACTTGCTAAAACAATTTGTCATCTCGCAGTTTTCCAATATGAAATCCGCCACTGAAATTGCTAGGCAGGCCCATATTTCCGTCACTACCGCGTTGCGCCTTTTCGATCATGTTTCCTATCCTAAACCACTGCTGCCAGAGGTACTGGCGATTGACGAGTTTAAAGGAAATGCTGCAAAAGAGAAATTTCAATGCATTTTGGCGAATCCCAAAACGAAAACCACCTTGGATATTTTAAAAAATCGCAAATCCGAAGACCTTTATGAATACTTTACTGAGTTTCCCTTGGAGCAGCGCCAGAACGTTCAACATGTGGTTATGGACCTTAGCAAGTTGTTCCGCAGCGTGGTAAAAACCAGCTTTCCGAATGCCCAAATTGTAGCCGATAAATTTCATGTTTGTCGACTTGCTAATTGGGCTATGGAAGCGGTGCGTAAAGACGTGCAAAAAGACTTTTCGGACCATCGCAGAAAGTATTTCAAGAAAAGTCGTTTCCTACTTCTGAAACGACATAAAAACCTAATAAAAGACGAGGATAAAGAACAACTCTCTTTGATGCTGCAAGTGTCTGAACGATTACGGCACGCCTATCGCTTAAAAGAACTTTTCTATGAAGCGATGGACAGCTCCGGCAGCAAAGAATATGCTTTGCGATTTCAGCGTTGGCAACAAGAGGTTTTACAGCATAATCTTCCTCAATTTACTCGATTGATGAATACCGTAATCGAATGGAAACAAGAAATTGTGGCCGCCCTTGAAACCGGATACAGCAACGGCTATATCGAAGGCTGCAACAACCGAACCAAAGTCTTAAAACGAACTTGCTATGGCCTGCGTAATTTTGAGCGAATGCGTAACCGTATCCTCTATCTTGCGGGTACTAAAAATAGATAG
- the gatB gene encoding Asp-tRNA(Asn)/Glu-tRNA(Gln) amidotransferase subunit GatB: MKYETVIGLEIHVELKTKSKIFCGCSTEFGCGQNTNVCPVCLGLPGVLPVINEKVVEYAIKAGLALNCSIASFSKFDRKNYYYPDLPKNFQTSQYDLPIVGMGHLDVEVEGETKRIGITRIHMEEDAGKLVHSGSTITSSDSALVDYNRTGVPLIEIVSEPDISSPAEAKAYLEKIKTILEYLDVSDCKMEEGSLRCDANISIRPVGAKELGTKTEIKNLNSFKAVQRGLEYEVARHIDVIEDGGRIIQETRTWDDAKGMTLSMRSKEQAHDYRYFPEPDLVPIVIAPEMIEAIRATLPELPDARRQRLMDDYGLPVYDASILTSSRALADYYDALVAAKADAKVAANWVMGEFAKHLNSSEFTVATAPVNPVALAGLIQLLDKGTISGKIAKDVFQFMWESGKDAETIVKEKGLVQISDTGAVDAIVEAVIAANPQPVADFKAGKQNALGFLVGQVMKQSKGRANPGMVNEMLKQKLQ, translated from the coding sequence ATGAAATACGAAACAGTTATTGGTCTGGAAATCCATGTGGAGCTCAAGACCAAGTCCAAGATTTTCTGCGGTTGCAGCACCGAGTTCGGCTGCGGTCAAAACACCAATGTTTGTCCGGTGTGCCTTGGCTTGCCTGGCGTGCTGCCGGTCATCAATGAAAAAGTAGTGGAATACGCTATTAAAGCGGGTTTGGCGCTGAATTGCAGCATTGCATCTTTTAGCAAGTTTGACCGTAAAAACTACTACTATCCGGATTTGCCGAAAAACTTCCAAACTTCGCAGTACGATTTGCCCATCGTTGGGATGGGGCATCTGGACGTTGAGGTGGAAGGCGAGACCAAACGCATCGGTATTACTCGGATTCATATGGAAGAAGACGCAGGTAAACTGGTGCATTCCGGCAGTACCATTACCAGCTCGGATTCGGCTCTTGTCGATTACAATCGTACCGGCGTGCCGTTGATTGAAATCGTGTCGGAACCGGATATTTCTTCTCCGGCGGAAGCTAAAGCGTATCTGGAAAAAATTAAAACCATTCTGGAATACTTGGATGTTTCCGACTGCAAAATGGAAGAGGGCAGTCTGCGCTGCGATGCCAACATTTCCATTCGTCCGGTGGGCGCTAAGGAATTGGGCACGAAGACGGAGATTAAAAACCTTAATTCCTTCAAGGCGGTGCAACGCGGCCTGGAGTATGAAGTGGCCCGCCATATTGACGTCATTGAAGACGGCGGGCGCATCATTCAGGAAACCCGTACTTGGGATGACGCGAAGGGTATGACTCTTTCCATGCGCAGCAAGGAACAGGCTCATGACTATCGGTACTTCCCCGAGCCGGATCTGGTGCCGATCGTCATTGCCCCGGAAATGATTGAAGCCATTCGCGCTACCTTGCCGGAATTGCCTGATGCACGACGGCAGCGCTTAATGGATGACTATGGTCTGCCGGTTTATGATGCATCCATTCTTACCTCTAGCCGAGCGCTGGCTGACTACTACGACGCCCTCGTAGCCGCGAAAGCCGATGCTAAAGTAGCGGCGAACTGGGTTATGGGCGAATTTGCCAAGCATTTGAATAGCTCCGAGTTCACTGTGGCAACCGCTCCGGTCAATCCGGTCGCGTTGGCGGGTTTGATTCAACTGCTGGATAAAGGAACCATCTCCGGTAAAATCGCTAAGGACGTCTTCCAGTTCATGTGGGAAAGCGGCAAAGACGCGGAAACCATCGTGAAGGAAAAAGGCCTAGTGCAGATTTCCGATACCGGCGCAGTAGACGCCATTGTGGAAGCAGTGATTGCCGCTAATCCTCAGCCTGTGGCTGACTTCAAGGCTGGCAAGCAAAACGCTTTGGGCTTCTTGGTAGGTCAGGTTATGAAGCAGTCTAAAGGACGCGCCAACCCCGGCATGGTCAACGAAATGCTAAAGCAGAAGCTACAATAA
- the gatA gene encoding Asp-tRNA(Asn)/Glu-tRNA(Gln) amidotransferase subunit GatA, translating to MHLWQQSLHQLHTRLAQREVTSEEITRSVLERVGAVENDVKAYVTRLDEAALAQAKAVDAKIAQGGAISPLAGIPSAIKDNMCTKGVRTTCSSRMLERFIPPYDATVMKKLAAQDFVMVGKANMDEFAMGGSTENSAFFPTHNPWNLAAVPGGSSGGSAAAVAAGEAIWALGSDTGGSIRQPAAYCGIVGLKPTYGLVSRFGLVAFASSLDQIGPLTRNVTDCAIVLNAIAGHDPMDSTSINQEAPDYTKALVEDIRGLKVGIPKEYFVKGMDPEVEKAVRASIARLEELGATCVEVSMPHTEYALTAYYLIAPAEASSNLARYDGVSFGHRSAEGNDIVSMYKKTRSEAFGAEVKRRIMLGTYALSSGYYDAYYLKALKVRTLVKQDFDKAFEKVDVLVTPTAPTTAFKIGEKSGDPLSMYLQDVCTIPVNLAGVPGISVPCGFAQGMPVGLQFIGKPLAEETLLRVAYTFEQSHDYHKRLAPLGEGK from the coding sequence ATGCATTTGTGGCAGCAATCCTTGCACCAATTACATACCCGCCTGGCTCAGCGCGAAGTGACGTCTGAGGAAATTACGCGTTCCGTGCTAGAGCGCGTAGGGGCGGTAGAAAACGATGTGAAAGCCTATGTGACTCGTCTTGATGAGGCGGCGTTGGCTCAGGCGAAAGCGGTAGACGCGAAAATAGCCCAAGGAGGCGCGATATCTCCTTTGGCAGGTATTCCCAGTGCGATTAAGGATAATATGTGCACCAAAGGCGTGCGTACGACCTGCTCGTCGCGCATGCTGGAGCGCTTTATCCCTCCTTATGATGCGACGGTCATGAAAAAACTGGCGGCGCAGGATTTTGTCATGGTGGGCAAGGCCAATATGGATGAATTCGCTATGGGCGGCTCTACGGAAAACTCCGCGTTTTTTCCTACGCACAATCCCTGGAACTTGGCGGCAGTTCCCGGCGGCTCCAGCGGCGGCTCGGCTGCGGCCGTTGCGGCAGGGGAAGCCATCTGGGCTCTTGGCTCAGATACAGGCGGCTCCATTCGTCAACCGGCGGCGTACTGCGGTATTGTAGGCTTGAAACCTACCTATGGTCTAGTGTCTCGTTTTGGATTGGTAGCATTTGCCTCCTCTTTAGACCAGATCGGACCGTTGACGCGCAATGTCACGGACTGTGCGATAGTGCTCAACGCCATTGCCGGGCACGATCCCATGGACTCAACGTCCATCAACCAAGAAGCGCCTGACTATACCAAGGCGCTGGTGGAAGATATTCGAGGCTTGAAAGTGGGCATTCCCAAAGAATACTTTGTGAAAGGGATGGATCCGGAAGTAGAGAAGGCGGTGCGCGCCTCTATCGCCCGCCTCGAAGAACTGGGCGCTACTTGCGTAGAAGTATCCATGCCGCATACGGAATATGCGTTGACTGCTTATTACCTGATTGCTCCGGCGGAAGCCAGCTCCAATTTGGCTCGCTATGACGGCGTCAGCTTTGGTCATCGCAGCGCCGAGGGCAACGATATTGTCAGCATGTATAAGAAAACTCGCAGCGAGGCTTTCGGGGCGGAAGTAAAACGCCGCATTATGCTGGGCACCTATGCCCTAAGCTCCGGTTATTACGACGCCTACTATCTGAAAGCGCTCAAAGTTCGTACCCTGGTCAAGCAAGACTTTGACAAGGCTTTTGAAAAAGTAGACGTGCTGGTGACTCCTACTGCGCCGACGACGGCCTTCAAAATTGGTGAAAAGAGCGGCGATCCGCTCTCTATGTACTTGCAGGACGTTTGCACCATCCCCGTGAACTTGGCTGGCGTTCCCGGCATTTCCGTTCCCTGCGGCTTTGCTCAGGGCATGCCTGTGGGCTTGCAGTTTATCGGTAAGCCTCTGGCGGAAGAAACGCTGCTGCGTGTGGCCTATACCTTTGAACAAAGCCATGATTATCACAAGCGCCTGGCGCCGCTCGGGGAGGGTAAGTGA
- the gatC gene encoding Asp-tRNA(Asn)/Glu-tRNA(Gln) amidotransferase subunit GatC → MKIDKQDVEKVALLSRLEFSESELETFTGQLNSILDYAEMMENLDVADVKPTAHVLPLQNVLRKDEVRPSLDHDLALSNAPEAEDGYFKVPKIVEG, encoded by the coding sequence ATGAAAATTGATAAACAAGACGTAGAAAAGGTGGCTCTCTTGTCGCGCCTGGAGTTTTCCGAAAGCGAACTGGAGACCTTTACCGGACAGCTCAATTCCATTCTCGATTACGCGGAAATGATGGAAAACTTGGATGTGGCGGATGTCAAGCCGACGGCGCATGTACTGCCTTTGCAGAATGTGCTGCGTAAGGATGAAGTGCGTCCTTCTTTGGATCATGATTTGGCGCTTTCTAATGCGCCGGAAGCCGAAGACGGCTACTTTAAGGTTCCTAAGATTGTAGAAGGTTAG
- the ligA gene encoding NAD-dependent DNA ligase LigA, with protein sequence MEELRQRLQEYSYHYYVLDAPLVEDAEFDSLLQRLQQLEEAYPQWKTADSPTQRIGAAVASGFGKVRHLEPMKSLANAFSAAELQAFHGRVTGALDRQDVQYVVEPKIDGLAINLCYQDGVLRWAATRGDGVEGEDVTANVRTIRSIPLKLRPVNGIVPALLEVRGEVFMPRKSFQRLNEEKEENGEAPFANPRNAAAGSLRQMDPQVTADRELDAFLYGHGACEGLAWQAHSEFLRYLKEAGFKVNPLYRLCAAMDEVIARCEEWDTLRHELPYETDGLVVKVDSLAAQQQLGSTAKDPRWAMAYKFPAEQALTVLLDIETGVGRTGVLTPTAVLEPVRLAGTTVSRASLHNEDYLREKDIRIGDTVRIHKAGEIIPEVLAVLPEKRTGAERVFSMPKECPECGGPVERMAGEVAHRCVNPTCPALLREGLIHFSSRDAMNIDGLGPAVVQALLKAGLVRDPADFYALNVEAVAALERMGEKSAANLLAAIETSKQAGLSRLLFALGMRHVGVKAARTLARAFGSMEALQQADEATLTALPEVGAKMAASILEYLQKDAVKLLVVRLQEAGVVMTEEMTREAGANRLQGLTFVLTGTLPSLSRQEAGALIEAQGGKVSGSVSKKTSYVVAGEAAGSKLEKAQTLGVKVLDEAAFLALLAE encoded by the coding sequence ATGGAAGAGCTGCGGCAGCGGCTGCAGGAATACAGCTATCATTATTATGTCTTAGATGCGCCATTGGTGGAGGATGCAGAATTTGACAGTTTGCTGCAACGGTTGCAGCAACTGGAAGAAGCTTATCCGCAGTGGAAAACGGCGGACTCTCCTACGCAGCGCATTGGAGCGGCGGTAGCCAGCGGCTTTGGCAAAGTGCGGCATTTAGAGCCGATGAAGAGCTTGGCTAACGCCTTTAGCGCCGCAGAACTGCAGGCCTTTCACGGCCGCGTGACAGGGGCTTTGGACCGCCAGGATGTGCAGTACGTTGTGGAGCCCAAGATTGACGGTTTGGCGATCAATCTTTGCTATCAAGACGGTGTGCTGCGCTGGGCGGCTACCCGGGGCGACGGCGTAGAGGGTGAGGACGTGACTGCCAATGTGCGGACCATTCGCTCCATTCCTTTGAAACTGCGTCCGGTGAACGGCATAGTGCCGGCGCTCCTTGAAGTACGCGGCGAAGTATTTATGCCGCGAAAATCCTTCCAACGTCTGAATGAGGAAAAAGAAGAAAACGGCGAAGCTCCTTTTGCCAATCCGCGCAATGCGGCGGCTGGTTCTTTGCGCCAGATGGATCCGCAAGTGACCGCCGACAGGGAATTGGACGCTTTTTTATACGGTCATGGAGCTTGCGAAGGGTTAGCGTGGCAGGCGCATTCGGAGTTCTTGCGCTACTTGAAGGAAGCGGGCTTTAAAGTAAATCCGCTATATCGGCTTTGTGCTGCGATGGATGAAGTAATAGCGCGCTGTGAAGAATGGGACACTTTGCGCCATGAGCTGCCGTATGAAACCGACGGCTTGGTGGTGAAGGTGGACTCTCTGGCAGCGCAGCAGCAGTTGGGGAGTACGGCGAAGGACCCACGCTGGGCTATGGCTTACAAATTTCCGGCGGAGCAGGCGCTGACAGTGCTGCTGGACATTGAAACCGGCGTGGGACGTACAGGCGTGCTGACGCCTACGGCGGTACTGGAACCGGTGCGGTTGGCGGGAACGACGGTTAGCCGGGCGTCGCTGCATAATGAAGATTATTTGCGAGAGAAAGACATCCGCATCGGGGATACCGTGCGCATTCACAAGGCCGGGGAGATCATCCCGGAAGTGTTGGCGGTGCTGCCGGAAAAGAGAACTGGCGCAGAACGCGTTTTTTCGATGCCGAAAGAGTGTCCCGAATGCGGCGGACCGGTAGAAAGAATGGCGGGGGAAGTCGCGCATCGCTGCGTCAATCCGACGTGTCCGGCTCTTTTGCGGGAAGGGTTGATTCATTTTTCCTCTCGCGACGCTATGAATATTGACGGCCTGGGACCGGCAGTAGTGCAAGCCTTGCTCAAGGCAGGCTTGGTAAGAGACCCTGCCGATTTTTACGCGCTGAACGTGGAAGCGGTAGCGGCGCTAGAGCGCATGGGTGAAAAATCGGCTGCTAATCTCTTGGCGGCCATTGAGACCAGTAAGCAGGCGGGCTTGTCCAGGCTGCTTTTTGCGTTAGGTATGCGCCATGTAGGCGTCAAAGCGGCGCGGACGCTGGCGAGAGCCTTTGGCTCGATGGAGGCGCTGCAGCAAGCGGATGAAGCGACGCTGACGGCATTGCCGGAAGTGGGCGCTAAAATGGCTGCGAGCATCCTGGAATATTTGCAAAAAGATGCGGTTAAGCTATTGGTAGTTCGGCTCCAAGAGGCCGGCGTAGTGATGACAGAGGAAATGACCCGAGAAGCAGGCGCCAATCGTTTGCAAGGTTTGACCTTTGTGCTTACCGGCACGCTGCCGTCGCTGAGCCGCCAGGAAGCAGGCGCGCTGATTGAGGCGCAAGGCGGCAAGGTCAGCGGCAGCGTCAGCAAAAAGACCAGTTATGTCGTGGCCGGCGAAGCGGCGGGAAGCAAGCTGGAAAAGGCGCAAACGCTGGGCGTAAAAGTCTTGGATGAAGCGGCGTTCTTGGCGCTGTTGGCGGAATAA
- the pcrA gene encoding DNA helicase PcrA, producing MSQLLEGLNPAQAEAVRHTEGPLLIMAGAGSGKTRVLTCRIAYLLEQGVAPSSILAITFTNKAALEMKERVNKMVGDMSRQLWLSTFHAFCARFLRLEIESLGMYNRNFVIYDAGDTLAMIKECLKELNLDDKQYIPRSMQGLISNAKNALQDAGEYARNADNFRAKQEAELYELYQKKLVQNNALDFDDLLLLAVRILETKPEVLQRYQTRFSHILIDEYQDTNRAQYLLAKHLAAHHRNLCVVGDADQSIYGWRGADIRNILDFERDYPETKVIKLEQNYRSTEVILEAANAVIANNSNRKPKDLWTDIAGGEPITCYEAVDERDEARFVAESIQKHRKDESLPYGDMAILYRTNSQSRALEEGLMKHAIPYVMVGNVKFYDRKEIKDIIAYLRVLYNPNSSQDLLRILNVPKRGIGDTTVSKLTDYATRSGMTLFEVISNPDLETGVSPRARKHLDELAGLLFDLMGRTPTVCTYDLVKAVMEESGYVAELQKDEKGEDRLENLQELLTVARDFAIGDMEDNLENFLTRVALVSDVDDAELGDGRVTLMTLHAAKGLEFPVAFLTGLEEGIFPHARTLMNEAEVEEERRICYVGITRAQKKLYVSHAMSRNIYGRSTQFPPSRFLQEMPESGLDHQSGRARFAAAKAALPPRPVVPLHRGGSLGLTPHTQARDSEATHEVWRPGEKAKHGKWGVGTVVSVSGSGEDQTLKVAFEGQGIKTLAVKFAPISKA from the coding sequence ATGAGCCAACTGTTAGAAGGTCTTAATCCAGCACAAGCGGAGGCGGTGCGCCATACAGAGGGGCCGTTGCTGATTATGGCTGGTGCCGGTTCCGGCAAGACGCGGGTTTTGACCTGCCGGATTGCTTACTTGTTGGAGCAGGGCGTGGCGCCTTCCTCCATCCTAGCTATTACCTTTACGAACAAAGCCGCGCTGGAGATGAAAGAGCGGGTTAACAAAATGGTGGGAGATATGTCGCGCCAGTTGTGGCTCAGTACCTTCCATGCTTTTTGCGCGCGCTTTTTGCGGCTGGAAATTGAAAGTTTGGGCATGTATAATCGCAATTTCGTCATTTATGACGCTGGCGATACCTTGGCGATGATCAAGGAATGCTTGAAAGAACTCAATCTTGACGACAAGCAGTACATTCCTCGAAGCATGCAGGGCCTGATTTCTAATGCCAAGAATGCTCTGCAAGATGCAGGGGAATATGCCCGAAATGCCGATAATTTCCGCGCCAAACAGGAAGCGGAACTGTATGAACTGTATCAAAAGAAATTGGTACAAAACAACGCTCTTGATTTTGACGACCTGCTGCTCTTAGCGGTGCGCATTCTGGAAACAAAGCCGGAAGTGCTGCAACGCTATCAGACACGGTTTTCCCATATATTAATTGACGAATACCAGGACACCAACCGGGCGCAGTATTTGCTGGCCAAGCACCTGGCGGCGCATCATCGCAATCTGTGCGTAGTAGGAGACGCCGACCAGAGTATCTATGGCTGGCGCGGTGCGGATATCCGTAATATTCTCGATTTTGAACGAGATTATCCAGAGACGAAGGTCATCAAGCTGGAGCAAAATTACCGCTCTACGGAAGTGATTTTGGAAGCGGCCAATGCCGTGATTGCCAACAATTCCAACCGCAAGCCGAAAGACCTCTGGACAGACATCGCCGGCGGCGAGCCGATCACCTGCTATGAGGCGGTAGATGAACGGGACGAGGCGCGCTTTGTGGCGGAGAGCATTCAGAAGCATCGCAAAGATGAAAGCTTGCCCTATGGGGATATGGCGATTTTGTACCGCACCAATTCCCAGTCCCGCGCTCTTGAAGAAGGCCTGATGAAACATGCCATTCCTTACGTCATGGTGGGGAATGTGAAATTCTATGATCGTAAAGAAATTAAAGACATTATCGCCTATTTGCGAGTGCTTTATAACCCCAATAGTTCGCAAGATTTGCTGCGTATTTTAAATGTGCCTAAACGCGGCATCGGCGATACGACGGTGTCTAAATTAACCGACTATGCAACCCGTTCCGGCATGACGCTCTTTGAAGTCATTTCTAATCCGGATCTGGAGACTGGCGTATCCCCTCGGGCGCGCAAACATCTAGATGAATTAGCCGGCTTGCTTTTTGATTTGATGGGCCGCACGCCGACGGTGTGCACCTATGACTTGGTGAAAGCCGTCATGGAAGAGTCCGGCTATGTGGCGGAACTGCAGAAAGACGAAAAAGGCGAAGACCGGTTGGAAAACCTCCAGGAGTTATTAACGGTGGCTCGGGATTTTGCTATCGGTGATATGGAAGACAATCTGGAAAATTTCCTTACCCGCGTAGCTTTGGTGTCGGATGTGGATGACGCCGAATTGGGCGACGGGCGGGTTACGCTGATGACCCTTCATGCAGCGAAAGGCTTGGAATTTCCAGTGGCCTTTTTGACGGGTCTGGAAGAAGGCATTTTCCCGCATGCGCGGACGTTGATGAACGAAGCGGAAGTGGAAGAAGAACGGCGCATCTGCTATGTGGGTATTACGCGGGCGCAGAAAAAACTCTATGTGTCTCACGCGATGAGCCGCAATATCTATGGTCGCAGCACGCAGTTTCCTCCGTCACGGTTTTTGCAGGAAATGCCGGAAAGCGGCTTGGATCACCAAAGCGGACGTGCTCGTTTTGCCGCGGCTAAAGCGGCTTTGCCGCCTCGGCCGGTGGTGCCGCTGCATCGCGGCGGTTCTTTGGGACTGACGCCGCATACGCAGGCGCGCGATAGTGAAGCGACGCATGAGGTATGGCGGCCTGGTGAGAAGGCTAAACACGGCAAATGGGGCGTAGGCACCGTTGTCAGCGTTAGTGGCAGCGGCGAGGATCAAACCTTGAAAGTGGCTTTTGAAGGGCAAGGCATTAAGACCTTGGCCGTGAAATTTGCCCCGATCAGTAAAGCATAG
- a CDS encoding DUF3343 domain-containing protein: MPYWVITFPSVYQAYRAEKLLLQAGLPGKLIAVPRQLSGSCEGLAMRLDSEEAARQAVERLKQAGVPLLKEAFSIAE; the protein is encoded by the coding sequence ATGCCGTATTGGGTAATCACGTTTCCTTCGGTGTATCAGGCGTATCGGGCGGAAAAACTGTTGCTCCAGGCAGGATTGCCTGGAAAGTTGATCGCGGTGCCGCGACAGCTAAGCGGTTCTTGTGAAGGTTTGGCAATGCGCCTGGATTCGGAAGAGGCGGCGCGCCAAGCGGTAGAACGTTTAAAGCAGGCCGGAGTGCCGTTGTTGAAGGAAGCGTTTTCGATTGCAGAATGA
- a CDS encoding sulfurtransferase TusA family protein, producing the protein MKRLDMRGLSCPIPLMKTKEAMDAGEVELEVLVDEPAAWENIGKLAASQGWQWICAAGEGEWTLTLRKNV; encoded by the coding sequence ATGAAGCGACTGGATATGAGAGGACTTAGCTGTCCCATTCCATTGATGAAAACCAAAGAAGCCATGGATGCCGGGGAAGTGGAACTTGAAGTCTTGGTGGATGAACCGGCGGCTTGGGAAAATATTGGCAAGCTGGCCGCCTCTCAAGGCTGGCAATGGATTTGTGCCGCCGGAGAGGGCGAATGGACGCTGACACTGCGCAAAAATGTCTAA
- the yedE gene encoding YedE family putative selenium transporter has translation MWILLTGLIFGLGAVLLVAQGNPGNYGFCAACHLRDIAGALGLHKAGALQYARPEILGIILGAAVMAAFRGEHRVRGGSKPMIRFFLGMVMMIGALAFLGCPLRGILRLAGGDLNGLTGLAGFASGIGAGIWFLKRGYNLGRSHSLERSAWKPAGYATPLAAVVLAVLVFVGGAGVLAFSKSGPGSMHAPIVMSLVFGLLAGVAAQKTRMCLSGGIRDFILVKDTYLLKIYGVLFLAALAGNLAFGFFKLGFDAQPLAHTMHLWNFLGLMLVGLAATLAGGCPLRQLIQAGEGNLDAAACVLGMLAGAAVAHGLNTAGSPAGLAWNGQVAVAAGLVVTAAIGYLHCKEAV, from the coding sequence GTGTGGATTTTGCTGACAGGATTAATTTTCGGTTTAGGGGCGGTACTGCTGGTGGCGCAAGGAAACCCGGGGAATTACGGCTTTTGCGCAGCCTGCCATTTGAGGGATATTGCCGGTGCATTGGGCTTACATAAGGCAGGGGCGCTGCAGTATGCGCGGCCTGAAATTCTGGGCATTATTTTAGGCGCTGCCGTTATGGCGGCTTTTCGCGGCGAGCATCGTGTGCGCGGCGGTTCGAAACCAATGATTCGGTTTTTCTTAGGCATGGTCATGATGATCGGCGCCCTGGCATTTCTTGGATGCCCCCTTCGGGGCATTTTGCGCTTGGCCGGCGGCGATTTGAACGGCTTAACCGGCTTGGCTGGCTTTGCCAGCGGTATTGGCGCGGGCATTTGGTTTTTGAAACGGGGTTATAATTTAGGCCGCTCCCATTCGCTGGAGCGCAGCGCCTGGAAACCGGCTGGCTATGCGACGCCGTTGGCGGCTGTCGTACTAGCTGTTCTTGTTTTTGTCGGCGGCGCCGGAGTGCTGGCCTTTAGTAAAAGCGGCCCTGGGTCCATGCATGCCCCGATTGTGATGAGCTTGGTTTTTGGCTTGCTGGCCGGGGTGGCGGCGCAAAAAACGAGAATGTGTCTTTCCGGGGGGATTCGGGATTTTATTTTAGTGAAAGATACATACTTGCTGAAAATCTATGGCGTGCTTTTTTTAGCCGCCTTGGCGGGTAATTTAGCTTTTGGCTTTTTTAAGCTTGGTTTTGATGCGCAGCCGTTGGCGCATACCATGCATTTGTGGAATTTTTTAGGACTGATGCTGGTAGGCTTGGCGGCTACGCTAGCAGGAGGCTGTCCTTTGCGGCAGCTGATCCAGGCTGGCGAAGGCAATCTGGATGCTGCTGCCTGCGTGTTGGGCATGCTGGCGGGAGCGGCAGTGGCCCATGGTTTGAATACAGCTGGAAGCCCGGCTGGGCTGGCTTGGAACGGGCAAGTAGCGGTAGCGGCTGGCCTCGTTGTTACGGCGGCCATCGGCTATTTGCATTGTAAAGAAGCGGTCTAA